ATGTGAGGTTTAAAATATGAGTGAATACAGAGACACAAAAAGTCCAATTAAAAATCCTCCTATTATTGTGATAGTTGGACCAACAGCAGTTGGTAAAACGGAATTAGCTATATCTCTTGCCAAAAAGATTGATGGCGAGATAATCTCAGCAGATTCTATGCAGATTTATAAAGGTATGGATATTGGCACGGCAAAACCTTCTAAAAGAGAACAAAATAATATCACTCATCATATGATAGATATGACAGAGCCAGATCAAGATTATAGTGTGGCAAAGTTTAAAAAAGTGGCCCAAGATATTATAAATGATATTGTCGTTAGAGGTAAGTTTCCAATAATAGTTGGTGGAACGGGTCTTTATGTCAATGCTTTAATTTATGATTATTCTTTTGAAGAATTACCTCGTGATTCTGATTGTCGAGAAAAATTAAGAAAAAAGATAGAAATAGAAGGGCTGCATAAGCTCCATGAAGAACTTACAGATGCTGACCCAAAGGCTGCAGAAAGAATTCATCCAAATGATGAGAAAAGAATTATTAGGGCTCTTGAAGTCATTTATACTACCGGAAATCCTATTTCAGAATATCAAAAAACTCAAAAAGAAAGTCCCTATAATACTTTAATGATAGGATTAACAAAAAGTAGAGATGAACTATATGATAGAATAGAAAAAAGAGTTGATAAAATGCTTGAAAAAGGTCTAGTTGATGAAGTTAAAGATTTACTTGCCAGAGGATATAATAAAAATATGACTTCTATGCAGGCCCTTGGTTATAAGGAGATTGTCGAGTATCTGCAAGGTGAAGTTACATTTGAAGAGACTATAAAGCTAGTAAAGAAAAGAACTAAACGATTTGCCAAACGACAGTTAACCTGGTTTAACAGAGATCAAAATATTACTTGGTATAATCTAAGCTGTACAAATCTTTTTAAGGTGGAAAAAGATATTATTAGAATGTTGCAGGAATATTTTTAACGATATAGAATAGAAGGATGTAGGGTATAGAGTAAGGGGTTCGATTTTGAAGTTGAAAATTTAAAATCACAAAGTAAATCACAAAAAAGTAGCAGTTAAATCACATGATTTTAACTGCTACTTTTTACTATTATAACAGGAATTAATATTATAATAACTTAAAAATCACAAATTTTTCACAAGATAATACACAATAGAAATAAATATTTCTGACGTGAATTTTTTGTGATTTTTAATGTGAAAATTTCGTTAAAAAAGTAAATATGGTATAATATAGGTGATAGGACAACCTATAAGGGAGAGCTGTTATTAATGGGAATCAGGTTTTTAAAGCCTCGAAAAAAGAATACTACAAAAGTAGAGTTAGAATTGCCAAACCACTTGGTTAAGTTATTAGAATTATATGCAAATTATTGTAATCGTAGTCGTGATGAAATAGTAGAGCATTATTTAGAGGAGATTTTAAAAGAAGATAAAGATTTTATTCAGTGGGGTAAAAATAGAAGGCATAATAAACTTTTTAAAAAATATATTGAAGAAGTTTCAACAAGTAATACGGATAATATAACTATACTAAAAGAAGAAAAGGAAGAAGATAAGGCATGAATTTTTATACCCGTATTGCTAATAAAAGAGACCAAATAGTAGAAATAGATACTCCTGTTTCTGAAGATAAAGTAGATTTAAGACAAGAAGATTATGAAAAGATGTCAAGAAAAGCTTTTAATAAGAAACATAGACTGTTTTTAACAAGAGAACAATTTACACCAGTGAAATTAAAGTATAAAGACAAAACTTACCCCCTTCAGTTAAATCATTGTAATAATCCATTTTGTCGGTGGTTTGGCGAAAATCAAAGTGAAATTTCTAGATTAAGCACTAGAGGTAGAAAACGCTACAAATACAGGATTGATGGAGATTGGGAAAAAGAAGATAGAGGTAGAATGATTATTTGTAACAATGATCCCAATGTACCAGGTGCTTATGGTAATTGTGCAACTAGACCTGTATCTAATTGGAGTGCAGCAGAAGAAATAAAGCGATTAGTAACAATAAACACACCAGTTGATATTGAGCCAGAATATAAATATCATAAAGATTCTTGTAATAAGCCTCACACAAACCCTTTTGATAACCCTGAAGATTTTCAGAAATATGGCAAAAGCAAATATAATTCTCAAAGACTTCGCTGTAAAGAATGCTACAAAATTACTACTCTGATGCCTGAACGTGAAAAAGCCTTTACCTATCACCAGCAGCGAAGTGAAATAGTGCCAACCTTAGCATCAATGCTAATTAATAGAGTACCAGTTAAAAGAGCTTGTGAGATTCTTAATATTAGCTCTCAGACTTATTATGACAAGCTAGAATATGTATATCTTAGATGTTTAGAATTTTTAAGCAAATTTGAAACTAATCCATTATCTGATAAGTTTTTTGATAAATTATGGATTAACACTGACATGTTTATTTACTATTTAAACAACTCCCGTCATAAATTAAAAGGAAATAAAAGAAGAAATAGAGTGACTAAAGAAAGTTTTAAGCGAATGGAAACAAATTTGATTGTATCTGGCGATATTCATTCGGGATATGTTTTGCGAGCAGATTTGGCTTATGATTGGGATGCCACTAGAGAAAAATTATTAGCTGACACTAAAAAATATAAATGTGATCATATGGAAGAAAGTGAAAGAAAAAATGCCAGGCTAGAACATTCATATTTCCCTCAACCGCCTACAAAATTTGATAAAGAAAATTTATCAAATATAGATGAAGAAATAGAAAAATACAAACAGGAAAAAAAGAATTTTGATACCAGATTTGATTATGTTAGTGGCTTACATGTGTCCCCTAGATATACTGCCATAGCCCATTTTTGGCTGCTGAAAAACTTATTGAACGTAAAAGATTGGTTTTTCATAAACGATGATGATGGCAGCTTAAAAAATAGTATCTTTCGAGTATTTAAGGATGAAATTAAAAATGGTTATGCTAATTATTTCCTGTGCCAAGTTGATCATGATAAACAATTAAGTCAAGCACTTAAGGAACATCAAGAATCCAAGATTGAGCTAAAGAACTGGAGAGATGAATGTGGCCTTTCCAAAAAGCTTTCTATTTGGCAAATAGCTCAAGATTACTTGGAACATCAGCTTGAGCATCATAATTTCTTTGAAGAGTTCTTGGATGATGATGGGAATAGTCGGATAGTTCGTGCTGGTAATCCTGTTGAGCATCCATTAGCTTCCCCCGATGCAGGATATAGAACTATAGATGTTTTAACTGATTTATCTGGACTTAATAACAAGCAATTAGCTAAATTATTAATGCAAGTTAATAGCCGAGTTACAGATAATTTTATCCAGGAATTACGTCGTAGAGTTTCAATGTTAGAAAGACCCCTGTTAACAGCTAGGGCTCATAGAAAAAGTTATATTTATTCTAATTACAACCCTAAATATGCTCAATACCTGGCCACAATTTTAAGGACATATTATAACTTTTGTGATGCTAAAAAAGATAGAAAAGGAAATTTAACTACCCCTGCTATGAGAATTGGCATAGCAGATAAAGTTTTTGATTGGAATGATATATTATATTTTAAGTAAAGTGTTAAAGGATTTTATTACTAAAGAAAGAAGCTATTAGGGAAGATAAGATTATTGCTGTTCCTTAATTTAACCTAGGTTATGAAGAAAAATTAGATGAAAATTAGTTAGCATGATATTTTATAGTCCGATTTGGACTTAATTTTTTTGAAAAATTAAAGTGAGGTGGTATTTTGTCAGGAAAGAGATTATTTCATTTATTATTGATCACATGCTTATCTGTTTCAGTAGCTTTTATGACAGGTTGTACTCCAGAAGAAAAAACAGAAGTGGAGCACTTAAAAAATGAAAAAGAACAGACAAAAGAAGAGTTTAAAGATGAATTATCTAGAAAAAAGTCTAGGATAGAAGATCTAGAACAAGAGTTAGAATCGAAAGAGCGTCAACTTAATAGGGCTGAATTTTATTCAGATGTTTTGCTTGAAATGGCTCAAACTGAAGGTGTAATGGCTCATGAGGTGTTATCGGAGGGAAAAATTAACGAACTACAGCATGAAAGTAATTTGTGGGATGGTACACTTCAGGTTGATGTTTCAGAAAATGATAAAAGTAAAGAAAAAGAATTTTCAAGCAATGGAGAGATAACAATTGACAGTTCTGAATTTGTTTTACATTTTTCAGGGAGTATAGATCCAGCATCTAACGCTGATTTTAGTGCTCACGGAATTGGATCATTTGAAAATTGGTTATATAACTTAAACGATATTGAAATTTTGGATGAAGAAAAAGTCTATGATGAAGAAGCTGCAAGTGGAGCAACTGGATTTGGGATAGGTTATGAATTCGAAGATATTTCAGACGGTAGTAGTATCGAAATAGAGATAACACCAGAAGTGAAAGATTATTTTGAATTGGATACAACAAATTTGATCATTAATGTTGAAAAGTAGTTATGGGCAGTTTTAGACTGTTAAGATTTTCTTGTATTAACAGAGTATATTTTAGAGAGTCAGAAGCGAGGTGGTAGTTTGTCAGTAAGAAGGTTATTTCATTTATTATTGATTACATGCTTGTTTGTTTCAATAGCTTTTATGGTAGGTTGTGCCACTGAGTACGAAGTAGAGGTACAGGCTGATCCTGAAAAAGCAGGAAAAATTGAGGGCGAAGGAACTTATGAAGAAGGTGATGAGGTTGCAGTTGAGACGAACCCTAAAGATGGATACGAATTTAAAAAATGGGAAAAAGATGGAGAAGAATTAAGTCAAGATCAAGAATATAAATTTGAAGTTAAAGAAAACAAAAAATTAGTTGCTGAATTTGCAGAAACTGTAGACATTCCAGATGAAAATTTAGAAGCAGCTATTAAGCAAGAATTAGGTGTAAATCAAGTGACTAAAGAAAATATTAAAGAGTTAACATCTTTGGAGGCGAGAAGAGAAGGGATTAGCGATCTGAATAACTTGGGAAAGGCAGAGAATCTTAAAAACTTAAACCTTTCGGGCAATAAAATTCAAGATATAACCGCTTTAACTGAACTTACTGGACTAGAGAAGTTAAACTTAAACAATAATGAGATAACAGATATTAAAGCACTACATGAGTTAACAAATCTTAAAGAAATCAACCTTGCAGGAAATGAAATCGATGAGATAAGTTTTTTGGGAGAATTAACCGATCTCGAGGAACTTTCTGTGAAGGATTTGATATTGGTTGATTTTGTCCAATCTCCTGGAGATGACTATATAACTTATAGGGTAAAAAGCCCATTACCCTTAACTGTCGATGTTCAGGTAGTAAACATAAATGAAGATTTAAGCGTTGAACAGGTATTTGAACCAAATAGTGTTACTGATCGGGGCGAGCTTTATAGTTTTACTGAAGCGTCTTCCTATGAAGACCCATTTGTTCAGCATGTTCCCAAAACACATCCATTTGACGTTTATAAAGACCATGAATGGGAAAATACAGAAGTTTTAAAAGTTGTTGTTCGTGAAGAACTTGATGAGGGTATGGAAGGAGAACACAAACCATCTGGAGAGTATAAATTTGATTTTAAAAACAGAGAGATTATTGAGATTAATGATTAGTTCTTTATGAGGAAGTTTACAATTCATGTATAGTATCTGATTTATGTCCCTGTCACAGGGTATATTTTAGAGAGTTAGAAGTGAGGTGATAGTTTGTCAGTAAGAAAATTGTTTCATTTATTATTGATCACATGCTTATTTGTTTCAGTAGCTTTTATGACAGGTTGTACTCCAGAGTACGAAGTAGAAGTACAGGCTGATCCTGAAGAAACAGGAGAAATTAAGGGCGAAGGCACTTATGAGGAAGGTGAAGAGGTTACAGTAGAGGTTGAATCTAAAGAGGGTTATGAATTTGAAGGTTGGTATAAGGGTGAAGAAAGAGTCAGCGAAGCTGAAGAATATGAATTTGAAATTGAAGAAAACAAAGAATTAGTTGCTGGTTTTGCTGAAATTGTAAACATTCCTGATGAAAACTTAGAGGCAGCAATTAAGGAAGAATTAGGTGTAGATCAAGTGACTAAAGAAAATATTGAGGATTTAACGGTCTTGGATGCAGTTGGTGAAGATATAACTAACATCGAAGGAATTGAGCATGCAGTCAATTTAGAAGAACTTGATCTTGGTAGGACCAATATAAGAGATGAAGGAATAGAGCAACTAGCAGAAGCTGATGATTTAGAAGAACTTAATCTTTTTCATACCAATGTAACAGATAAAGGAGTAGAAAATTTGGCGGAAGCTGACAATTTAGAAGAGCTTGATCTTAGTCATAACGAAGTAACAGATGACGGGGTAAAACAACTAGCAGAAGCTGATAATTTAGAAGAGCTTGACCTTCGTCATACCGAAGTAACAGATAAAGGAGTAGAACATCTGGCGGAAGCTGATAATTTAGAAGAACTTAATCTTTTTTATACCAATGTAACAGATAAAGGAGTAGAACATTTGGCAGAAGCTGACAATTTAGAATATCTTACTCTTCCAGGAGTTCGAAGAGTTGCAGGAGGAAAAAACGAATCCGAAGTAACAAATGTGAATCCACTGGCAGAAGCTGAAAATTTAGAAAAACTTGATCTTAGAGGAACCGAAGTAACAAATGAAGGAGTAGAATACCTGGCAAAAGCAGACATATTGGAAGTGCTTGATCTCGAAGATACCCAAATAACAGGTGAAGTAATAAAACATCTATCAGAAGTTGAAAATTTAGAAAAACTTAAGCTTAGCAGAACTGAAGTAACAGATGACGAGATAAAAGACCTGGCAAAAGACCTGGCAGAAATTGATAATTTGGAACACCTTGATCTTAGAGGAACCGAAGTAACAGACGTAAACGCACTAGCAGAAGCTGATAATTTAAAAGAGCTTTATATTGGCATAGCAAAAAGTGAATGGTTACATTTCACCGAAGTAACAGACGATGGGGTAAAACAACTACCAGAAAATGATAGTTTAAAAAAGCTTGACATTAGCGGAACCGAAATAACAGATGAAGGAATAGAACAATTAGCAGAAGCAGATAGTTTAGAATATCTTAATCTTGAAAGAACCGAAGTAACAGATGAAGGGATAAAACACTTGACAGAATTTGATAATTTGGAACACCTTAATCTTAGAAGTCTTAGAAGAACTGAAGTAACAGATGAAGGAATAAAACACCTAGCAGAACTTGATAATTTAGAAGAGCTTAGTCTTCATGATACCGAAGTAACAGATGAAGGATTAGAATACCTGGCAGAAGCAGATAGTTTAGAAGAGCTTGATATTAGAAGAACCGAAGTAGAGGATGAAATAATATCCAAATTAGAAAATGCAGGTATTGATGTCACATATTGATGTAAGAAAAGACTTAACTTAGGAATGCGGGGAAGATTGTCTGATTTATGTGTCTTAAATAAAAATGGCAGTTCTCATTTATCAAAATGAGAGAACTGCCATTTTTTTTAGTGTGAAAAATTTGTGATTTACCATGTGAATTTTTTGTGATTTCGCCTGTGATTTTCGAATTTCAACTTCAAAATCGAACCCCTTAGGGTATAGAGGGGCTTATTATTATTTTAACGGAGGCGATAATTTTGACAAAGGGTAAAAACAACACCATTAATCTCCAGGATAATTTTTTAAACATAGTAAGAAAAGATAAACTCAATGTTACTATTTACCTTGTAAATGGTTTTCAATTACGTGGCACCGTAAAAAGTTTTGACAACTTTACTGTTATGATTGAGTCAGAAGGTAAGCAGCAAATGATTTACAAGCATGCTATTTCTACCATAAAGCCTGCTAAAAACGTAGATATTTTTTCTGATGAATAAACCTGAAGGGTAGCAGTTAAAACTGAACTACCCTTCTTAAGCTTACTAAAATTAACAATAAGGTGGATTTTGGATGACAGAGGTTAAGGTTCAAATTAATGGCAAAAAGACTAGAGAAAATCCTGGACGCCCCGTATATTATGATGGAGTTAATCAAAGATACAAGAAAGTATTAACTGAATTAGATGAGCTTGTAGGTTTGGACCAGGTTAAAAACAAAATAAAAGAGATTTGTGCTTTGATTGAAATTCAGTACAAACGCCAGGAAAAAGGACTTGTAAGTGAACCTCAATCTCTTCATATGATATTTAAAGGTAATCCTTTTTTTACAGTAAAGTTAAAAAATAATTAATTACTTAGAAATAGTAAAATAGTTTGGATTAAGCTTGTAGCTGGTTATTTGATTTTCCATAACCTTAATTTCATAAAATATAGTGCTAAGTATTTTATGGGAGTTATTAATACTAAACTTGTATCTATTCTCTATAACATTCTGCTCTTTTTTGAGGCGATTTTTTGCTTGATTGAGTTCCTCAAGATTGATGATGCCATTTTCATATGCTTTTAACTGTCTAGTGAACTTTTCATTTATAAGTTTCATATTATGCTCAAGTGCTTGGCTTTGTAATTTTTTTAGCCTTTGTATTTTTTTGTGGTTTTTGGTATTATAATTAAGGTTTTTGTTTGGGTGCTGGTTAATTTTTTTTAGATAGTTTATTAATGTGGTACTATCCTTATCTGCTTTTTCTAAAAAAATATAATTGAACTTACATCTGCCGTTTTTTTGGTAGTTAGAGCAAACAAATATCCTTTTATCTTTGTTTGGGCCTTTGGAGCTGTATTTTCTTGTGGTCATTTTGGAATTGCAGTATCCGCAGTATAACATACCTGACAAATTATATTTAGGTCGATTTTTGCTTTGAGCTTTTTCTTTGATTGTTCTATTATTACTGGTCATTGAATTTATTTCTTTTACTCTTTTATTTATTTCTTCCCACATTTTAGGGGTAAAGATCTCCTCGTGAGTGTCTTCATGTACTATCCATTTACTTTTTTCTCTGTATCTAAGCTTTCCTTTTTTATCGTAATATCTTCTGTTCCATAATGTAACTCCGGTATATATTTCGTTTGTAAGGATGTTTTTAACTGAGGCTGGACTCCAGTTATTGCTCCGTTTGGTTTTGACATTGTTTTCATTTAACCATCTAGCGATATCCCTGTAACCTTCCCCTGCAACAAATTTTTCGGCCATTTTTTTGATCCAGTAAGCTTCTTCTTCAACTATCTCTAATCTCCCTGTACTCTTATCTATGCTGTAGCCAAAAGGTGGTACTGTCAGATAAAGCCCTTTGTTTTCAACTATATTGTCCATATTGGACTTAACACTGTCAGCTATCATTCTCCTTTGAAACTCTGCAAAAGCAGATAAAATATGAAGGACCATCCTACCTACCGGAGTAGAAGTGTCAAAATTAATAGTAGGGCAAACAAAAGTTGTGTCGTGTTCTTCACACATTTCAATGAAATTTAACATATCTATCATATTTCTTGACATTCTATCCACTGCCAAGGTGCCAACACGTTCAATTTTGTTTTCTTTAATTAAGTTAATAAGTTCTTTTAGCTTTGGCCTATCTAGATCTTTAGCTGAAAAACCCTCATCTGCAAAGACTTCTGTATTGTTCCAGCCATTTAGCTCAAAATATGCCTTAAGCTTACTTATCTGATGTTCTATAGAATAACCTTCCCTAGCCTGCTCCCGGGTTGAAACCCTTGCATAAATTGCATTTATCCTGCTGTTACTAATTTTATCTATAAGACTTTCCTCCTTAGAGTAGCTTAATAAAGAGGCAAAAATGCTTTTCGATAAAATTTTATCGGTTATAATTTTGAAATATGATTACAACTGAAAATAATTTTAGCTACCTGGATTTATATTAATATTACCACCCATATATTTGTAATATAAATAATTGTGTAAAATAAATAATATTGATATAAGAAGGTGTATTTAAAATTTCATATGAATTATCAGGTTAGTTTTATATTGTTTAGTTATGGGGTTAGTGTTTGCGAGGTGTTTTGATGCTTGATAAAGTATATATATATGATGAGATAAGTGGAGCTTGGAAGTCTCTAAATTTGATTTCTAAAGAAAGGCGTTATAAAATAACTGAAAGTATAAATAAAATAATAAATGAAACAATTGATAATGAAATAGAAAAATTAAAAGAAGATAATCTTGATAATTAAACTCATATGACTTTTTCTAGTTGAATCAATTTTAATAGTACTTAGTTAAATGGGGGATATGAAATTTGGACAAAAAAATTGTACTTATAGACGGTTATGTAGACGAGCCGTCATGCTTAGGGGTACCACCTTATATATCACCGTACATAAGATATACTTACGGGGCTTTACTTGATTTGGGTATAAAAGAAGAAAAAATAGATTATTACTTGATAGATGTAGTAAGGGAAAATATGAAAGAGTATATTGATAAGTTTAAAAGTGCTGATTTTGTTATAATTATTGCTGGTACTACTGTACCTGGCAAATACATGGGCGGAAAACCTATTTCTCTTAAAGAGGTAAATAATATTTCCAAGCAGATATTTAAGGATACGAAAACATTATTAGGTGGTCCTGTTTTATTAACCATTAAGGACACATCGGCCTTTGCTAATATTGAGGTTAGTGGATTTTTGGATGAAACAGGAGCTTTGGGGATTTATGAGTATTTGTCAGGACAAAAAGCAGAAAATGAAAAGATAAACTACTGGGCAAAACTTGGTTCTAAGATAACAAGAAAACACCCAAATTACCCGGCTATTGTATGTGAGATAGAAACTTATAGAGGATGTATAAGACCTAAGAGCTGTAAATTTTGTAGTGAATATCTAAAGAAAGTTTTGTACACCAGGCCGTATGATGAAATAGCCAAAGAAGTAGAAGCTTTATACAGTGAAGGAAATAAATATTTTCGCATAGGTGCTCAAACAGATTTATTCATGTATGGAGCTGATTATGAAAATGGTATACTTACGCCAAAGCCTCAGATAATACATAAACTATATTCTGACATTAACAAAAAAGCACCAAATATATCAGTGCTTCACATGGATAATGTAAACCCGGCAACTATTGCTGATTTCCCTTCAAAATCAGAGGAAATAATTAAAATAATAACAGATTATAATACACCCGGTGATACTGCTGCATTTGGGCTAGAATCGGCTGATCCAAAGGTGTTAAAGGCAAACAATGTAGGAACTTCTCCAGAGAAAACAAAAAAGGCCATTAAAATAATGAATGAATTAGGTGGGTTTAGAGAAGATGGTATCCCTAAACTTCTACCTGGACTTAATTTTTTGCATGGTTTAAATAACGAAGATGAAGAAACTTATGAGTTAAATTTTAACTTTTTAAAAGAGCTCCTTGATGAGGGGTATTTACTTAGAAGAATTAATATTAGACAGGTGATACCTGTCCCTGGATTTGAAAAAAATAAGGTGAATGAGTACAAATTTAACAAATACAAAGAAAAAATTAATAAAGAAATAAACAAGCCGATGTTAGAAAGAGTTTTTCCCACGGGCATTATTATGAAAAATGTTCTTATAGAAAATGTGGAAGGAAACATATCATTTGGGCGCCAACTTGGGACTTATCCTATTTTGATTGGTGTGCCAGGTGTACATGAAGTAGGAAGATTCATTGAAGTTAAGATTATAGAACATGGTTATAGATCTATTACAGGATTAAAATACCCTTTTAATATTAATGAAGCTAGCCTTGAAGAGCTTAGGGCACTCCCCGGAATTGGCAAAAAAAGAGCCTCTAACTTATTTGTTAAGAAGCCTTTTGAAGACTTTGAGGAAGTTAAGAAAAGTTTGGACGATTCTTTTAACCCGAAGGAACTAGAACGGCTAAAAGGTTGTTTGGATGTATTCTAAAACATCTAATTAAACAGATAGCATTATATTAAATTTTTAACCTGTGTATAAAAAGGTAATCCTGGTACGGGTAAAACTTCTGTAGCCCGTATACTTGGTAGGATATTTTCTAAACTATCCTATCTCCCAAAAGGGCACTTGCTTGAGGTCGAAAGGGCAGACCTGGTGGGAGAATATATTGGTCATACAGCCCAAAAAACAAAAGAGCAAATAAATCAAGCTCTTGGCGGGATTTTATTTGTGGATGAAGCTTATTCTCTTGCCCGCGGTGGTGAAAGGGACTTTGGTAGAGAGGCTATTGATACCCTTGTTAAAGCTATGGAAGATCATAAAGATGAGTTAGTGGTGGTTCTTGCAGGCTATAGAGATGAAATGGAGTTTTTTTTGCAGTCTAATCCGGGGCTAGATGGCAGATTTCCAATAAAAATTGAATTCCCGGACTATACTGGAGAAGAGCTGTTTCAGATTGCAAAAAGCATGTTTGAATCTAGACAGTATATACTTGATAATAAAACTGAAGAGACACTTAATAGGATTTTGTCTGATAGGAGCCTTAGAGGAAAGATAAACTTCTCTAATGCCAGGCTCGTTAGAAACATGGTGGAAGCATCTATAAGGCGTCAAGCTCTAAGGCTTATGAATAAGCCTGAAATTACCAGGCAGGACCTATTATATATAACAAAAGATGATCTGGTTTTTAATCAAAAATAATTGGAGTGATCAATATGGATTTTAATACTTATCAAAAACTTTGGAATATCAATGAAGATCTCGCTAAGCTAGGACAGGAGGTTTATGATTCTCTTTCGGACAAGTTTACTTCTATAGATAAAACAATTGTAAGTAACCAACTTAGAGCTTTGGCTTCATTTCAAAATAATAACTTATCTGAGCAGCACTTCTATGGAACTACTGGGTATGGCTACGGTGATATGGGGCGTGAGCTGCTAAACAATGTAATGGCGGAATTGATGGGTACTGAGGATGCTCTAGTAAGTGTATACTGGGTATCAGGAACCCACGCTATTTCAGATTGTTTGTTTGCTCTTTTAGATGGTGATGATGTCGATAATGATAAGGAAATTTTGCTTTCAATTACTGGTAGACCTTACGAAACACTCAGTAAAGTTTTGGGTTTAAATAAAACAAATGACAACGACGAAGGATCAAATTATAGAAATACTAGTAGAAGATTAAACTATAGGGAGATATCTGTTTTTTCAGAGTCAAATAATCCTGGTGATAATAACTTCTGTGCAGATTCTCTAGATAACGAAATTAATCTAGATTTACTAAAAGAAGAACTTACGACTTTGAAACCAAAAGTAGTATTTATTCAAAAGTCAAAAGGATATAGCTGGAGAAAAACTCTTGTTAAAAAAGATATGAAGGAAATAATTGATACTGTCAGGACTTATTCTCCATATTCAATTATTTTTGTAGATAACTGTTATGGTGAATTTGTTGAAGACATAGAACCGGGATCTTTAGGTGCGGATTTGATAGCTGGATCTTTGATCAAGAACCCAGGAGGTGGCCTTGCCCCGACGGGTGGTTATGTTGCAGGTAGAGAACATTTGGTTAATAGAGTTTCAGAAGAATTGACTGCGCCGGGGCTTGGCAAGGGAATGGGA
The Natranaerofaba carboxydovora genome window above contains:
- a CDS encoding insertion element protein; its protein translation is MNFYTRIANKRDQIVEIDTPVSEDKVDLRQEDYEKMSRKAFNKKHRLFLTREQFTPVKLKYKDKTYPLQLNHCNNPFCRWFGENQSEISRLSTRGRKRYKYRIDGDWEKEDRGRMIICNNDPNVPGAYGNCATRPVSNWSAAEEIKRLVTINTPVDIEPEYKYHKDSCNKPHTNPFDNPEDFQKYGKSKYNSQRLRCKECYKITTLMPEREKAFTYHQQRSEIVPTLASMLINRVPVKRACEILNISSQTYYDKLEYVYLRCLEFLSKFETNPLSDKFFDKLWINTDMFIYYLNNSRHKLKGNKRRNRVTKESFKRMETNLIVSGDIHSGYVLRADLAYDWDATREKLLADTKKYKCDHMEESERKNARLEHSYFPQPPTKFDKENLSNIDEEIEKYKQEKKNFDTRFDYVSGLHVSPRYTAIAHFWLLKNLLNVKDWFFINDDDGSLKNSIFRVFKDEIKNGYANYFLCQVDHDKQLSQALKEHQESKIELKNWRDECGLSKKLSIWQIAQDYLEHQLEHHNFFEEFLDDDGNSRIVRAGNPVEHPLASPDAGYRTIDVLTDLSGLNNKQLAKLLMQVNSRVTDNFIQELRRRVSMLERPLLTARAHRKSYIYSNYNPKYAQYLATILRTYYNFCDAKKDRKGNLTTPAMRIGIADKVFDWNDILYFK
- a CDS encoding leucine-rich repeat domain-containing protein; this encodes MSVRRLFHLLLITCLFVSIAFMVGCATEYEVEVQADPEKAGKIEGEGTYEEGDEVAVETNPKDGYEFKKWEKDGEELSQDQEYKFEVKENKKLVAEFAETVDIPDENLEAAIKQELGVNQVTKENIKELTSLEARREGISDLNNLGKAENLKNLNLSGNKIQDITALTELTGLEKLNLNNNEITDIKALHELTNLKEINLAGNEIDEISFLGELTDLEELSVKDLILVDFVQSPGDDYITYRVKSPLPLTVDVQVVNINEDLSVEQVFEPNSVTDRGELYSFTEASSYEDPFVQHVPKTHPFDVYKDHEWENTEVLKVVVREELDEGMEGEHKPSGEYKFDFKNREIIEIND
- a CDS encoding leucine-rich repeat domain-containing protein; amino-acid sequence: MSVRKLFHLLLITCLFVSVAFMTGCTPEYEVEVQADPEETGEIKGEGTYEEGEEVTVEVESKEGYEFEGWYKGEERVSEAEEYEFEIEENKELVAGFAEIVNIPDENLEAAIKEELGVDQVTKENIEDLTVLDAVGEDITNIEGIEHAVNLEELDLGRTNIRDEGIEQLAEADDLEELNLFHTNVTDKGVENLAEADNLEELDLSHNEVTDDGVKQLAEADNLEELDLRHTEVTDKGVEHLAEADNLEELNLFYTNVTDKGVEHLAEADNLEYLTLPGVRRVAGGKNESEVTNVNPLAEAENLEKLDLRGTEVTNEGVEYLAKADILEVLDLEDTQITGEVIKHLSEVENLEKLKLSRTEVTDDEIKDLAKDLAEIDNLEHLDLRGTEVTDVNALAEADNLKELYIGIAKSEWLHFTEVTDDGVKQLPENDSLKKLDISGTEITDEGIEQLAEADSLEYLNLERTEVTDEGIKHLTEFDNLEHLNLRSLRRTEVTDEGIKHLAELDNLEELSLHDTEVTDEGLEYLAEADSLEELDIRRTEVEDEIISKLENAGIDVTY
- the hfq gene encoding RNA chaperone Hfq codes for the protein MTKGKNNTINLQDNFLNIVRKDKLNVTIYLVNGFQLRGTVKSFDNFTVMIESEGKQQMIYKHAISTIKPAKNVDIFSDE
- the miaA gene encoding tRNA (adenosine(37)-N6)-dimethylallyltransferase MiaA, whose protein sequence is MSEYRDTKSPIKNPPIIVIVGPTAVGKTELAISLAKKIDGEIISADSMQIYKGMDIGTAKPSKREQNNITHHMIDMTEPDQDYSVAKFKKVAQDIINDIVVRGKFPIIVGGTGLYVNALIYDYSFEELPRDSDCREKLRKKIEIEGLHKLHEELTDADPKAAERIHPNDEKRIIRALEVIYTTGNPISEYQKTQKESPYNTLMIGLTKSRDELYDRIEKRVDKMLEKGLVDEVKDLLARGYNKNMTSMQALGYKEIVEYLQGEVTFEETIKLVKKRTKRFAKRQLTWFNRDQNITWYNLSCTNLFKVEKDIIRMLQEYF